The DNA window TTCAGTAAAATTTAAGTACATTATAGCAGTCAGCAAGTGTCATTTATACTACTCTCCAACACATAATGTCACCTGTCGGTGTCCTGTATAGTAGTCTGTATTCCTGGTCACAGTGGATTCCAGTGGTGATGTAATGTTCTTCTCTACAGATACCAGTATCCAACCATGGATCAGCTGGCTGGTATGTTGCCCAGTGTAGTCCAACACTTTGGGTGAGTATAGAGAACCACGTCACACAATGTCACTGTAGCTTAACCAGAACTTCCTTAGAACGCTATGAAAGCTCACCAATTTTAAACTTGTAACTGGAGTTAAAGGTTGCAAAGTGATTGAGATTTGGACTTTTCACTCAGACTTCCTTACCATTCTGAGGATGTAGCTTTATAATACGCACATAGCTATATAAGAATAAAATTGTGTCTAAGATACAGTAAGAGAACCATGGTCACTGAAGACTCCTACTCTTGTTTTTAAGGTTTAAGAGCATCATTGGAATCGGGGTTGGAGCTGGGGCCTATGTCTTGGCTAACTTTGCCGTAAGTATGATTGCAGCTGACTTGTATTTTGTGGTTCATTGCTCAGGATTACAGCTGACATGGCAGAGCAGCAGGCCAGTTCAATAACTAAAGTGGCCTGGTTTAGTACCCTTGTGAACATCCCACAAACGCACATGCTTGAAGATGTCTTGCCTCTCATTAGCCCAGTTGTCGTGCCACAAGACCATGGGGTTCATAGTGCATATAGTAGATGTACAGCatgtcatggtgatctactttttatATAACTGACagctctaaaatatatatttttaacaccCATGGTGGGGATAAAAAGGGGAGCATATTGCCCTGTCTGAGAGTTGTGGATCTAAATCTCTCCCATGGTCTCTGCTCCTCCAGCTGATTTTCCCAGAACTGGTGGAGGGTCTAGTCCTCTTAAACATTGATCCCAATGGCAAGGGCTGGATTGACTGGGCAGCTACCAAGGTTAGTGCTTCCTTTTCTCTATTTTATACTGTTCACTACTTTTGTGTGCACTGtctgtacctgtactgtacatgtgttatACAAATCCATTATAtcagtttactatagtaaaagcaaagtgtaatacatcatagtgaaagcatgattaAGCATAGATAGGCATTGCAAAACACTAAGaggtatagtacagtatattaaaaaaacatgtaaaactgtTGTGAAGGAATTGTTTTACCATGGGGAAATCCCAAAATGACTGTGGCAAACATTTATAAGAGATTCACTGGGTACAGTTAGTTGTAACTGGCAATGTGAGTATAATCACTACTGGACATAAGAACAATCATTTTTGGTTTATGCCATTATGCACTTTTAAGTCTAATAGCTCTTTAAAGCTCTAAAATTGGAAGACCTGTGTGGTTTTATAGTGTCAAAACAATAGTGCACTTAAATATGTCATATCGCACATTAAATGAAGTGCTGTAATTGGCTCTGTTGGGCAAGTAATGAGGACATGATTTATAAAGAAaattaaggtgtatatatattaagataGAATCTTTTATACCGTCAAACGTCAAGTATTTGGAAGTAACTTGTCATATTTACATAAATACCTCTTGAACAGAATATGGTGATCAAAGATGTGAAATGTCAGGCTGTTGTAAGCATTCCTGTCAAGGGAGCTTGTCTAAGCTGTTGTCATGTTACATTAATATCTCATTGACCATTTCAGCTTGCAGCTtcatatttttaatgttatgatAGCGCTTCAGACAAAGATGGCTGCCATAATGGGTTAATGGGAATTTCTGCTTTCCAGATGATAAAGATCTAACCAGTTGAGATACATACTTGGTACaaaactgtattctgtgattctcctGTTCAAGTGTGATCATATGTATGAGGTAGTGGCTTTATATTTGCTTGGTTACATAAACCCTGATTGCTAAGAGCTAGCAACTGCTGCCAGTAATGATTAGCTGCAGATTACACAATTAATGGATGTGAAAATGAAGTGCTGCTGTTTCATTAATTTTCTCAGACACCAGTAATTTCAATTTGTCTAGCAAACACTCTCCTGTGACGACATATTCATAAAGGATTTCTGTAGTTTCTTATTTCTCAACTAGGCTTTAAACTAACAAGCCATCACATccttttttgtaaaacaatttgAAGATTTCACCCACCAGTAATGGCAGCCATTTTGTTGGCGTGTGGAGAAGCCATCATAGAAACAAAATGGCTTCTACAGCAGTGGCACTGAACTCTGACCctcgagatctattccagtcctggtctttattctaaccaggtcctaaattagttaattacctCTTAGCaacttcaattaactacattagaacctgattgaagtaaaaacctggactggattgttTCTCGAGGGCCAGAGCTGAGTACCACTGATATACAGCTTTATCTGTTAATATATAACttgaatacattttacatcacaCATACAACTTACCCTCTGCTAGTACttatgaatgtattattttatatgtgtatttatgtatttattcattaattttgaACACCATGGCCTTTCTTTCATGGCCTTTTCATCACCATGTGAATAGAATCTGCATCTCCCTTGAAAATACAATGTTACATCTTTTTGCTGCTATATCATTTTACAACAacagaactaaataaataaatagctaaaaCATGTAGTGTATATTTCCACTGCTTACAAAGAATCATGCCAAGTACCACACATCTGAAAACCTGCAGTGCCATTTTCTCAGTAATGTaaataatactgttttaattgttgCAATTATCAACGTGTCTGAAAGTGGCCAGTTTCATGAATATGTCAGGAGCAGCCTGTATACACAAAGTTATTTAGGGTGGCCAAGTAATTGGTGTGTAAATTAGCTACACCTTTGCTGAGATTAATCTTGTGGCAGAATTGTGGTGCGTAGCAAACAAGTCGCACTGAACAGCTGCTTCCCATCAGATCTATAATGATTAGCTATGGATGAATAGATGAGAAACGGGATGATGCGTTGCTTGGGAgagtatttgcatattattgGCGATTAAATATCGACAAGTAGAAAATAAATAGCGACTAAGtggctgcaataaataaatacataataataataataatacaaatatataagcattttattcattcctattataattatacaattgtttGATGCACGTGGTAATTACGCTCCATTATTCATTTTAGCAACAGTGTAATGGTTAATTTACACattaattgctttcagtttaggAGCAAGTTTGAAATCCCATCCTGTCTCAGTGTCTGGTAAATCTGCAGCCAGATGGCCACCCTaggtatattataaataaattatttctgaaCACTGCatgttgcaatttaaaaacaatggacAAATTATGGACTGCTCCGGGCATATAAGTGGGCAGAATGCTGGAGTAAGCTGATTCAACACTGAGAAAAGTGCTACCAAATTCATGCCGTGTGTTAAACTAAGAAACAAACTGTGCAGCTGGAGAGTCTGTATCTATACCAGGAGAAGCTGCACCTCCCCGTAAAAAAAGCCTAAAGTCAAACAATAAGCCATACACAGCAAATGTAAATGTGCATTAAGCAATCTTATAGATATATAAGATATCCAACTTATATATAGTTGGTTGTGTTCAGGTTTAACCCCGCTTTTCTCTATTTACAGCTGTCTGGATTGACCAGTGCTCTACCTGAAACTGTCCTTACCCACCTCTTTAGCCAGGTAAGAACATACACCTGACCTTCAGTAGAAATCTCACACTGCTGGTCAATCCAATATCAATTACTTGCTTTTCACATTGTTCACATTGCTCAATTtcccataaaaatgtattttatagacCCAATACAATGATTACATTGTGGTTAGTGTTCAATTTAGTCTTGCTGAATTTCACAATACTGTAAGTTTAGTAACAGACAGAAGGTAATGAAACTGGAAAAATGTGACTGCTGGAATTTGAGTAAATCTATGTTTTTTAAAGGAAAGCACTTACTTCTCAAGCAGCACCTTTATATAAGAGAGAAAATTGCTGCCTTATCAGTTATTAGACCCAGTGAACCAGATAACCAAAACACACTGCCTCCTTATTACAGTAACTCACCTGGCAGTATTTGTAAAAGAGTTTCTGAAATGTTACTGCCTTGCCCACAGGAAGAGCTGATGAACAACACAGAGCTAGTGCAGAGCTACAGGCAACAGATTGCAACCAGTGTTAACCAGTTCAACCTGCAGCTCTTCTGGAACATGTATAATGGGTAAAGTCTGGACGCACGGTCCTGcaagacaaaaaacacattggCATTCTTTATTTAGTTACCTGTACTTACCTGAACTACctgttaattattaaaatgtttcaaatatgTTCAATTTACTGCATGTGTCAATACCGATTCAATCAAAAGCGACCCAGTTCACAAATTTCTAGCCATTTCCACAAACAAATTATATCATATAATCTGCAAACTGTTCTTGCAATACAAATGTCTACACAAGGACATCCCTTATTGCTGTGCTATAGCTAAGATATTTATGTGCTCTGTTATGTTCTCTGGTTAAGTAAAAATTACCATTCCCCTACTGCGAATGGTGTTTCTCAAGTTGTTTTGCTGTTATTTGTAGACAGACATTCTCAGTAATTGTCCAAGTCAGCTCTCTGTTTAGGGTAAAAAGGCTCTTGGTTTGTATGAATGCTGAAGGTGCAATTCTTCGAGACACAAGcaaagtttttttcttcttctcactCCCAGTCGCAGAGACCTAGAAATGAATAGGCCCGGGACGGTTCTTAATGCCAAAACCTTGAGGTGAGTGTGACTAACAGAGGAGAGCTCAGTATGGGGATTTTGGAAGATGAGCAGGACAAAAGGGACTAGAAAGTCAAAATCCAGGTTCAGTGAACACTGTCAAGCCTCCTTCCCTTCATTCAGGTTTCCCATTAGCCAGgggctttttcattaaaaaaaaaatacaaatatataatcaAATATTTCTACTCTAATACATTTGTACGGCACTTACAACATGTGTAGTATTTATAGTTTTACCCTAATTAATTAATGTGGTGATGTGTATTTGAtatcttcttctttttcttgtgATGCCCAGACAAAGTTTGCCTCGACACCTCCAGATTATAAGTGAATGTTAACCAGACACCCCAGCTCAGGCCTCTTCAGAAATTTAACTCGCTGAAGAGTTACTTAGCACTCACATTGCCTCTGTAGTCAGGTTAGGAAAAGCATCTCTTACTCCAAAAAAGAAGTACAGTGGCCTTTTTCTGCCATTTGACTTTGTATGAAAGatatgaacgagaggaggctatttggcccatcAGTGTTTGTCCATTTCCAAGTAGCTGATTCATTCAAAAAGATCTTAAAGGATCTTAAATTATGCAGCACTAATAACAGGACCACAATCCCTACTTTACTTGGTTTATAATATACACTTAACAGTTCCAGTTTATTTAtctgtgtatgtatttgtttgtttattaatttacgtATTGTATTTCTTACTGAAGGTGCCCAGCAATGCTGGTTGTTGGAGACAATGCCCCTGCTGAAGAAGGAGTGGTGAGTGTCacattatatttctatttcaattGAATTGAGAAGAGCTTAGTTTGCATGATTCTGGCATGCACTAAAATACATGCACAAAATCACTTGCATGATATCTGGACCATGGCAAACTGGATAGAATTCACCCTTCAACCTTTATGCTGATCATAAAATGCAAATGTTGAACAAAGCTAGAAAAATAGACAGTCAATTAGAATTTGCATTTCCGTTCTGATGCAATACATTACATTGCCTTTGAAATTACCCTGAAGAGGTTTAATGTTACAAATGCCTATTAGGTCAAAGAGGTACACACCATAGCTCTCTAAATGAAAATTGAGCTAGATTGCGTTGCAACAGTGCAGATATTATCACATGATTGTCCCTTTCTATATTGTCATGACAACCTTCCATGGTTAGAAAAGTGGAAAGTCTCACATTTGttactttcatgttttttttttttttttttataataaaatttgggATTTTCATTAtctatttatttccatttttctgttttttatcagTCTCCAATCAATGGagataaaaatctttaaaatctgGCCAACAATGAATCCGCTGCATGCTTTGTTAGTGGAGAATGAGGGTGTAATGGAGAAATGTCTGCTCTTATATGGGTAtgttataattaaaatatgtattagcTATTATTTAAAGTACATATTAGTAGCTGTAGGGCTAACCGTATGCAGACCCTGTAAAGCTCCTGTAGACTTCAGAAATATTGTAGTTTGCCCCTAAAGAATCTGCcaaatctattttctttttcaacattTTGGTACTTGCAAATTTAAGGTTAAAGATGAGGGAAAATGGTACTGGATTCAGTCTTGGGTCTTTTTTTCATGCAGAAATTTCTAATTGTTCCGAATGAAGCAGTAATTTAATCATTTAGTTTAATGTCCACTGGATACTGCAGATGGTTAAAACCACAAAACTAATTTAAACTTAAAGCATGAACTGGATTTGCACTCAGATGCATGAACAATTACCTGCTCTGCATGGATAGATATCTTCAAACATGTTGAACAAATATGAAATAATTCCTAGAATGCTGTGTACAGAACTGATTGCAGTACTAGCATCCTGAAGGATGACTGAAGGTGAAAGACATATTCCGGTAAATCTCTTAATGTGGCCCCAGTGAGATAGGCAGTCATTCCTGCCAGTGTAACAGCCATTTATTCCTGTAGAGCCCGCTTGCTTAAACCAGTTGTTTTGGTTCAGTGACCCAGTGTCTGCAGTAACATGTATTGAAGATCACGTGACACTTCATAGCCCCCCCTCCTGGCATGCAGCAAAGCAGGCCACAGTGACTCACCACTGCGCCAGACTGCGGTATTTGGGTCAGagcctctcccctcctccctcatTCACTCACACTCCTGCATCTCTCCTCCTTTCTTTACCAATGAATTATGTTTTTGCAAGCATAACTTAGAGATGCTGTAGGGCTGACAGTGACTTATTTAAAACCTCTCTGCGTTCTTATTCACAACAGTCTTGATCTGAATGaccttctttttatttattctgctcaatttttaaaatgttttccgaAGCTTCCCTTTCTATTGCTTCCAGGCCTCTTTCCCCTCTCTGCATCCGGCTCTCCCAATCTCTCTTAAACGCCTCCACATAAGTACAAAAATCACCTTTTACAATCACCTGTCCAGTATTACTATGGCAATACATTCTTTAGATTAATAACCTCCTAACTGTATGCCAATCAGTTACACGACTAAGTCAACTAGCTGAGAAGATTCTCATGCTTTCAACACCAGTGGTAATGAGCACCATGGACAGCACCTACCTTTgtgagatttcaaaatgtcaaccaAAGGCAagatttttaatacaatataccCAAATACATATTCATACAAAGGGCTTTCCTTTCTGGGTTTGGCACTGATACCAAGTGAGTGTGTGACAAGAACACCTCACCCTGTCTCATGTATATGATGTATTCAACACAAAACATAGTCTTGTCATGAGTGCGACCAGCCTTAAACACACAAAGCATCTGCCAAGTACATCTAATAACACCAAATGAGCTACATCACtacaacccacacacacatacaaactgtGTCAGTCTTGATAGTTATAATGTATTCTTTACAGGTTGAATGCAACTCCAAGTTGGACCCAACCAACACCTCCTTTCTCAAGGTAATCTGAAATGGATATTAATGTGAACAGTTCTTATTTCATTAGAATTGAATCCATTATGACTTGATCAATGACTGTTCTTCTAATGTCAAGGAATGATTAAAAAggataatacagtacagttataataataataataataataataataatagtaataataataataataataataataataataataataataataataataatttcacttcCATGAGAAAAATCCTTAATTTGCAAGTTACACAACACCTGCATCTCAACACACAAGCACCGTACCTTTTGAAAAGTTtcaaaacaaatgctttaaagagtaaataaaaaacctaagctacagtacagtagctctacataacacacacacagcttttcagGAGACTAACTCCATCCATCTCCTGTGTGTTTCCTTCCCAGATGGCTGATTCTGGTGGACTCCCCCAGGTGACACAGGTAAGAGATTGTTTTTAGAAATATCTGCTTTTGGTAAAGCATATATTTGAGGTGATAAGTGAGGTTCAATTTCTTTTTAACCATGACcatcttgtgtttttttcctACAGACTGAATAGGAAGGTTTGGAAGGTCGATCAAGCTATAGATACCATTTGATTAATGctgaaaagaacaattaaaataacaattataataatagtaattattattaaaagcacacTATCTGGTTGTTAACATGACAAGTAGGGCAGCACGCTGTTTGAAAACCAGAACAATCACATATTCATTCAACATGGGAATACTCACTCTGTGTCTCCGGTTATGTGAACACTAAGCTGATTCTGTTCATCAGTGGATGTTTGCACTTGAGTTAattgtgtttgtctgttaatTTCTGTAATACACTGTGTCTAGTTACAAAGATATTTTGTTGTGTCTTTCAGCCTGGAAAACTCACTGAAGCCTTCAAATATTACCTTCAGGGAATGGGATACAGTAAGTACCTCTGCAATAAAGGGTAGAGCATAGAGCTCAGCGCGGTGGTTcgtggtgtagagcacagagctcagtgctgtggtttgtagtgtagagcacagagctcagtgctgtggttcgtagtgtagagcacagagctcagtgctgtggttcgtagtgtagagcacagagctcagtgctgtggttcgtggtgtagagcacagagctcagtgctgtggttcgtggtgtagagcacagagctcagtgctgtggttcgtggtgtagagcacagagctcagtgctgtggttcgtggtgtagagcacagagctcagtgctgtggttcgtggtgtagagcacagagctcagtgctgtggttcgtggtgtagagcacagagctcagtaGAGCACAGAGCTGTGGTTcgtggtgtagagcacagagctcagtgctgtggttcgTGGTGTAGATCACAGAGCtcagcacagagctcagtgctgtggttcgTGGTGTAGatcacagagctcagtgctgtggttcgTGGTGTAGatcacagagctcagtgctgtggttcgtggtgtagagcacagagctcagtgctgtggttcaTGGTGTAGatcacagagctcagtgctgtggttcatggtgtagagcacagagctcagtgctgtggctcatggtgtagagcacagagctcagtgctgtggctcatggtgtagagcacagagctcagtgctgtggtttgtggtgtagatcacagagctcagtgctgtggctcATGGTGTAGAtcacagagcccagtgctgtggCTCATGGTGTAGAtcacagagcccagtgctgtggctcatggtgtagagcacagagcccagtgctgtggctcatggtgtagagcacagagctcagtgctgtggtttgtggtgtagagcacagagctcagtgctgtggttcgTGGTGTagagctcacagagcacagagctcagtgctgtggctcATGGTGTAGatcacagagctcagtgctgtggctcATGGTGTAGAtcacagagcccagtgctgtg is part of the Polyodon spathula isolate WHYD16114869_AA chromosome 13, ASM1765450v1, whole genome shotgun sequence genome and encodes:
- the LOC121325540 gene encoding protein NDRG4-like isoform X4, with protein sequence MPECWDGEHDIETPYGLLHVVIRGAPKGNRPAILTYHDVGLNHKLCFNTFFNFEDMQEITKHFVVCHVDAPGQQAGASQFPQGYQYPTMDQLAGMLPSVVQHFGFKSIIGIGVGAGAYVLANFALIFPELVEGLVLLNIDPNGKGWIDWAATKLSGLTSALPETVLTHLFSQEELMNNTELVQSYRQQIATSVNQFNLQLFWNMYNGRRDLEMNRPGTVLNAKTLRCPAMLVVGDNAPAEEGVVECNSKLDPTNTSFLKMADSGGLPQVTQPGKLTEAFKYYLQGMGYMPSASMTRLARSRTTSLTSASSVDGSRPRTCTHSDSSDGMGQINHTMEVSC
- the LOC121325540 gene encoding protein NDRG4-like isoform X1; protein product: MAGFKELRFTEEKPLLRGQDTEMENCDAFIPVVDTDWKEHDIETPYGLLHVVIRGAPKGNRPAILTYHDVGLNHKLCFNTFFNFEDMQEITKHFVVCHVDAPGQQAGASQFPQGYQYPTMDQLAGMLPSVVQHFGFKSIIGIGVGAGAYVLANFALIFPELVEGLVLLNIDPNGKGWIDWAATKLSGLTSALPETVLTHLFSQEELMNNTELVQSYRQQIATSVNQFNLQLFWNMYNGRRDLEMNRPGTVLNAKTLRCPAMLVVGDNAPAEEGVVECNSKLDPTNTSFLKMADSGGLPQVTQPGKLTEAFKYYLQGMGYIPYLKDRRLSGGAVPSASMTRLARSRTTSLTSASSVDGSRPRTCTHSDSSDGMGQINHTMEVSC
- the LOC121325540 gene encoding protein NDRG4-like isoform X3 — translated: MPECWDGEHDIETPYGLLHVVIRGAPKGNRPAILTYHDVGLNHKLCFNTFFNFEDMQEITKHFVVCHVDAPGQQAGASQFPQGYQYPTMDQLAGMLPSVVQHFGFKSIIGIGVGAGAYVLANFALIFPELVEGLVLLNIDPNGKGWIDWAATKLSGLTSALPETVLTHLFSQEELMNNTELVQSYRQQIATSVNQFNLQLFWNMYNGRRDLEMNRPGTVLNAKTLRCPAMLVVGDNAPAEEGVVECNSKLDPTNTSFLKMADSGGLPQVTQPGKLTEAFKYYLQGMGYIPYLKDRRLSGGAVPSASMTRLARSRTTSLTSASSVDGSRPRTCTHSDSSDGMGQINHTMEVSC
- the LOC121325540 gene encoding protein NDRG4-B-like isoform X2; translation: MAGFKELRFTEEKPLLRGQDTEMENCDAFIPVVDTDWKEHDIETPYGLLHVVIRGAPKGNRPAILTYHDVGLNHKLCFNTFFNFEDMQEITKHFVVCHVDAPGQQAGASQFPQGYQYPTMDQLAGMLPSVVQHFGFKSIIGIGVGAGAYVLANFALIFPELVEGLVLLNIDPNGKGWIDWAATKLSGLTSALPETVLTHLFSQEELMNNTELVQSYRQQIATSVNQFNLQLFWNMYNGRRDLEMNRPGTVLNAKTLRCPAMLVVGDNAPAEEGVVECNSKLDPTNTSFLKMADSGGLPQVTQPGKLTEAFKYYLQGMGYMPSASMTRLARSRTTSLTSASSVDGSRPRTCTHSDSSDGMGQINHTMEVSC